A stretch of the Zerene cesonia ecotype Mississippi chromosome 4, Zerene_cesonia_1.1, whole genome shotgun sequence genome encodes the following:
- the LOC119839812 gene encoding uncharacterized protein LOC119839812 yields MEVNGNMMSLQTDTAIMSTQKTDVSRKPSYYDSKPKAMPRRSLRIKSSFTNSENETRIRCKHVPPPPKCPYPLYPTLNKIRQHFYSSQQCHQLHYFQSFSQVPLKHRPAIFNLDSSKSTTYRVLKTTSNIAVVKKIASEVLNNSNDTKSAEKPNKELDRKAANIKIGKVEKLSTHAKKCNEVRQNRNEKIDVKNSQPHDIHKEAKDDHKKPVSVDAKKSVNVLNAGYSPPILPIPTYQEALDMWKFPTAAYLQYVYAYSKLME; encoded by the coding sequence GTAATATGATGTCGCTACAAACTGATACTGCAATTATGTCTACCCAAAAAACAGACGTTAGCCGAAAACCCTCATATTATGATTCTAAACCTAAAGCGATGCCCCGCCGATCACTGAGGATAAAGTCCTCTTTTACTAATTCAGAAAATGAAACTCGTATAAGATGCAAACACGTTCCTCCTCCACCAAAATGTCCATATCCTTTATAtcctacattaaataaaataagacaacatttttattcaagcCAACAATGCCATCAGCTCCACTATTTTCAGAGTTTCTCCCAGGTTCCCCTTAAACACAGGCCAGCAATATTTAATCTGGACTCTTCAAAATCGACGACGTATAGAGTGTTAAAAACAACATCGAACATAGCTGTTGTTAAGAAAATAGCGAGCGAAGTTCttaataatagtaatgatACTAAAAGTGCAGAAAAACCAAACAAAGAACTGGATCGTAAAGcagcaaatataaaaataggcaAAGTTGAAAAATTGAGTACACATGCAAAGAAATGTAATGAAGTTAGACAAAATCGTAATGAAAAAATTGATGTCAAAAATTCACAACCACATGACATTCATAAAGAAGCAAAAGATGATCACAAGAAGCCAGTTTCAGTCGATGCAAAAAAGTCCGTGAACGTTTTGAATGCAGGATATTCACCACCAATACTACCAATACCTACATATCAAGAGGCTTTAGACATGTGGAAATTTCCGACAGCTGCATATTTGCAATACGTTTACGCTTATTCAAAGTTGATGGAGTAA